In Treponema vincentii, a single window of DNA contains:
- a CDS encoding sigma 54-interacting transcriptional regulator, giving the protein MYISGRILPERLAALINTPLFTRGALASGDTLLELILRSTMQAVGSTAASLFLADETLQNARTIAYICDDTFYCIDAKRALPAAAAWVLRQNEPLRMNTPDTESRFTSNGMDETPYSASGFIAVPLRIEDFRIGILEAVDKKDGGNFSEADLSLLSLIAGYAAPVYRTSCAYRLYVDTVKYTEQRTDREAKETPFIAASPVMREKLALCKQLAFSDIPVFIIGENGVGKTSVAKQLHIYSRRADYPFIRVNCAEPAEELLAHRLFGAKSDSTDVSDESCFKQAEGGTLFLDEAAAIPLSLQKRLLDRILQLEQSSGNIRLIASTSRDIEQLTREGDFLSELYGKLNVLPLYIPPLRQRKEDIDALARFFLHQAAQEMRKPFIDFSPDAHEALQQAEWKGNIRELKNTVEYGCLNGCPPLVTAEYLFPRSTVAVSAGDVGGLKSATDAFKRTYIRTVLETTGGNQTAAASILKIQRTYLSRLMKELNIKN; this is encoded by the coding sequence ATGTATATCTCAGGCCGTATTTTACCCGAAAGATTAGCTGCTCTCATCAACACACCCTTATTCACCCGCGGTGCTTTGGCTTCGGGTGATACCTTGCTCGAACTTATTCTCCGTTCGACTATGCAAGCAGTGGGCAGTACCGCTGCTTCTCTTTTTTTAGCGGATGAAACACTCCAAAATGCCCGGACGATTGCCTATATATGCGATGACACCTTTTATTGCATTGACGCAAAAAGAGCATTACCGGCAGCAGCGGCATGGGTGTTACGACAAAACGAACCGTTAAGAATGAATACGCCCGATACGGAAAGCCGCTTTACCTCAAACGGTATGGATGAAACTCCTTATTCGGCATCGGGATTTATTGCAGTACCGCTACGTATAGAGGATTTCCGTATAGGAATACTTGAAGCAGTGGATAAAAAAGATGGAGGAAATTTTTCAGAGGCCGATCTTTCGTTATTGAGCCTTATAGCCGGATACGCTGCACCGGTTTATCGTACTTCGTGTGCATACCGACTCTATGTGGATACTGTAAAATACACGGAACAGCGAACAGACCGTGAAGCGAAAGAAACTCCCTTTATAGCGGCCAGTCCGGTAATGCGGGAAAAACTCGCACTCTGTAAACAGCTGGCATTTTCCGATATACCGGTATTTATTATAGGGGAAAACGGAGTAGGAAAGACATCTGTTGCAAAGCAGTTGCATATTTACAGCCGTCGAGCGGATTATCCCTTTATTCGTGTGAATTGTGCCGAACCGGCAGAGGAGCTACTTGCACACCGCTTATTCGGTGCTAAGTCGGACAGCACAGATGTTTCCGATGAAAGCTGTTTTAAACAAGCGGAAGGAGGAACGTTGTTCCTTGATGAAGCAGCCGCCATTCCGCTTTCACTCCAAAAGAGGCTTTTAGACAGGATTTTACAGCTTGAACAAAGCAGCGGAAACATACGGTTGATTGCCTCAACATCCCGCGATATCGAGCAGTTAACCCGCGAAGGAGATTTCCTGTCGGAACTATACGGTAAATTAAACGTATTGCCGCTGTATATACCGCCGCTGCGGCAACGCAAAGAAGATATAGATGCACTCGCTCGGTTTTTTTTGCACCAAGCGGCGCAGGAAATGCGGAAGCCGTTTATTGATTTTTCGCCGGATGCTCACGAAGCGTTACAACAAGCGGAATGGAAGGGAAATATACGGGAGCTAAAAAATACTGTAGAATACGGGTGCTTAAACGGATGTCCGCCGCTTGTTACCGCTGAATATTTATTTCCCCGCTCTACTGTCGCAGTGTCGGCCGGAGACGTTGGCGGCCTTAAATCTGCAACGGATGCGTTTAAGCGGACATATATCAGAACGGTACTTGAAACAACCGGCGGAAATCAAACGGCGGCGGCTTCAATACTCAAAATTCAAAGAACATATCTTTCACGATTGATGAAAGAATTAAACATAAAAAATTAA
- the rpsA gene encoding 30S ribosomal protein S1: MIVAIDGPAGSGKSTVAKMIAADLGFTFMNTGSFYRAMALAVLRSLGGDESGAGAKKPDLENEAKWTDFAKTVSLEYKRDGMYLDGRCVEPYLRSDAVESIVAALSAIVPIRHLINKKIRAAAAKLNIVCEGRDMTTVVFPNAECKVYLDASVDARTRRRFEQGTSSLSEAEIRKNIEERDAIDRNKKEGSLKIAEDAFYLDTSDLTIMQVCEKIKDKIHDKGLFMEQKEVAMDAVTNSDQSIQTQLPEEYLNFESPEVGTLKEGRIIAITDDSVFIDVGGKSEGRVAREEFTEEPQIGDTVQVYIEKTEATDGKLIISKQKADRSILRKELQNAYRNKTPVTGTIIKLVNKSGYDVDLGANMIAFLPISQAAAQKVDKPESLLGEKGTFYIEKMVFDRKGNRDNIVVNRRKYLEDTLEKNREAFFENTNIGDVVKGTVKSFTSFGAFIDLGGFDGLLHINDMSWGHVTRPKDFVKKGQEIDLKVIRLDPTEKRINLSLKHFTPDPWLEFEDKFQVNDIVKGHVTKITDFGAFVELSEGIEGLVHISEFSWVKKVSKPSDMVKIGDEVECMILGYDIQAGRVSLGLKQVTANPWDNIDERYPVGTRLTRKVVKLTNAGAFIELEEGIDGFLHVDDLSWTKRVRHPNSELQAGQDLEVIVIECNPAEHRVRLGVKQLSDDPWKTFAEAYKPGSTVEGEVTSVTDFGIFVKVPGGIEGLIHKQNLVENREDNPDEVLKKYAVGDKVKAAVLDVNVKDKKTAFSIRDYKKRLQQEELSRYMSTKQEDGEGSFTLGDLMKNKASE; this comes from the coding sequence ATGATTGTTGCAATAGACGGCCCTGCAGGTTCGGGCAAAAGCACCGTTGCAAAGATGATTGCGGCGGATTTGGGCTTCACCTTTATGAACACCGGCAGCTTTTACCGTGCAATGGCACTCGCAGTACTCCGTTCATTAGGCGGAGACGAAAGCGGCGCCGGTGCGAAGAAGCCGGATTTGGAAAACGAAGCAAAGTGGACGGATTTTGCAAAAACCGTCTCGCTTGAATATAAGCGGGATGGAATGTATTTAGATGGCCGCTGCGTGGAACCATATCTTCGCAGTGATGCCGTCGAATCGATAGTCGCCGCTCTCTCCGCGATTGTGCCTATCCGGCACCTTATCAACAAAAAAATCCGTGCCGCTGCAGCAAAACTCAACATCGTCTGCGAAGGCAGGGATATGACCACCGTGGTATTCCCTAATGCCGAATGCAAGGTATACCTCGACGCCTCCGTAGATGCCCGAACACGGCGCCGTTTTGAACAAGGTACCAGCAGCCTTTCTGAAGCCGAAATACGGAAAAATATCGAAGAGCGGGACGCTATCGACCGGAATAAAAAAGAGGGCAGTTTAAAAATTGCCGAAGATGCTTTCTATTTAGATACATCGGACTTGACCATAATGCAGGTTTGTGAGAAAATAAAAGACAAAATACACGATAAAGGGTTATTTATGGAACAAAAGGAAGTGGCAATGGATGCAGTTACAAATTCCGATCAGAGCATCCAAACACAATTACCAGAGGAGTATTTAAATTTTGAATCTCCTGAAGTCGGAACATTAAAAGAAGGCCGTATTATTGCGATAACCGATGATTCGGTTTTTATTGACGTTGGTGGTAAATCAGAGGGACGTGTTGCACGCGAAGAATTTACCGAAGAGCCTCAAATCGGCGATACCGTACAGGTATACATTGAAAAGACAGAGGCGACGGACGGTAAGCTGATTATCTCCAAGCAAAAAGCAGACCGCAGCATTTTACGCAAAGAGCTGCAAAATGCATACCGAAACAAAACTCCTGTAACAGGTACCATCATAAAGCTCGTAAACAAGAGCGGATACGATGTAGATCTCGGTGCGAACATGATTGCATTCTTGCCGATCAGTCAGGCTGCCGCCCAGAAAGTAGATAAGCCTGAATCCCTATTAGGCGAAAAGGGAACTTTCTATATCGAAAAGATGGTTTTTGACCGCAAGGGGAACAGAGATAATATTGTAGTTAATAGAAGAAAATATCTTGAAGATACTCTCGAAAAAAATCGCGAAGCGTTTTTTGAAAATACCAATATCGGAGACGTTGTAAAAGGAACAGTCAAGAGCTTTACCAGTTTCGGAGCCTTTATCGACCTCGGCGGTTTTGACGGTTTGCTTCATATTAATGATATGAGCTGGGGACACGTTACCCGGCCGAAAGATTTTGTAAAAAAGGGTCAGGAAATCGATTTAAAAGTTATCAGACTTGATCCCACCGAAAAACGTATCAATCTTTCATTAAAGCATTTCACCCCCGATCCGTGGCTTGAATTTGAAGATAAATTCCAAGTAAACGATATTGTAAAGGGACATGTTACAAAGATTACCGATTTCGGAGCTTTTGTAGAATTATCGGAAGGTATCGAAGGTCTTGTACACATCAGCGAATTCAGCTGGGTAAAAAAGGTAAGCAAACCGAGCGACATGGTTAAAATCGGTGATGAAGTTGAATGTATGATCCTCGGTTACGATATCCAAGCAGGACGCGTCTCCCTCGGCTTAAAGCAGGTAACGGCAAACCCGTGGGATAATATCGATGAACGCTATCCTGTTGGAACCCGCTTAACCCGCAAAGTGGTTAAATTAACCAATGCCGGTGCGTTTATCGAGCTTGAAGAAGGGATTGACGGCTTCTTGCATGTCGACGATCTTTCGTGGACAAAACGGGTACGCCATCCGAACAGTGAGCTTCAGGCAGGTCAAGATCTCGAAGTAATTGTTATCGAATGCAATCCTGCCGAACACCGAGTTCGCCTTGGTGTAAAGCAGCTAAGTGATGATCCCTGGAAGACCTTTGCAGAGGCATATAAACCCGGTTCAACCGTCGAAGGCGAAGTTACCTCGGTAACCGACTTCGGCATATTCGTAAAAGTACCCGGCGGTATCGAAGGTCTTATTCACAAGCAAAATCTTGTAGAAAATCGTGAAGATAATCCCGACGAAGTATTAAAGAAATATGCCGTCGGCGACAAGGTAAAAGCGGCTGTCCTTGACGTAAATGTTAAAGATAAGAAAACGGCTTTTTCCATCCGCGACTATAAGAAACGTCTTCAGCAAGAAGAGCTTTCCCGCTATATGTCTACCAAACAGGAAGACGGCGAAGGCTCCTTTACGTTGGGCGATTTAATGAAGAATAAAGCATCGGAATAG
- a CDS encoding tetratricopeptide repeat protein, with protein sequence MTEQNDQTLSFSERCGQFLTQHRKPIVIILGVICAVVAVALIASAMTTRAAKSASVETEAIISEWADLRDKNAEDMTAKEDALAEKLGKQAVANGHTYAAFRAYTTLGEIYVLRKDWEKALAFYQKAGEALPKAYTAGIAYFNAAVCADELQQHDKALELYTLSAALEDFPLKPRALFNIGRLEESLAHPDKAIEAYTKLTEAYPDNDWTLLAKSRIIALSIN encoded by the coding sequence ATGACAGAACAAAACGATCAAACGCTTTCTTTTTCGGAACGCTGCGGACAATTTTTAACTCAACATCGGAAACCGATTGTCATTATACTGGGAGTAATTTGTGCCGTTGTCGCTGTCGCTTTGATTGCGTCGGCAATGACGACACGTGCCGCAAAAAGTGCATCCGTAGAAACGGAAGCAATTATCTCCGAATGGGCTGATTTACGGGATAAAAATGCTGAAGATATGACGGCAAAGGAAGATGCCCTTGCCGAAAAATTGGGAAAACAGGCCGTAGCAAACGGCCACACGTATGCCGCATTTCGGGCGTATACGACTCTCGGAGAAATCTATGTGCTCCGCAAGGATTGGGAAAAAGCGCTCGCCTTTTACCAAAAGGCAGGAGAGGCGCTGCCGAAAGCTTATACCGCCGGTATTGCCTATTTTAATGCAGCAGTCTGTGCAGATGAATTACAGCAGCACGATAAAGCATTGGAACTGTATACCTTATCAGCAGCCTTAGAGGACTTTCCGCTGAAGCCCCGAGCATTATTTAACATCGGACGGCTTGAAGAAAGCCTTGCTCATCCGGATAAGGCGATTGAAGCATATACAAAACTTACGGAAGCCTACCCCGATAACGATTGGACACTGCTTGCAAAATCGCGGATTATTGCACTTTCCATCAATTAG